In one window of Bemisia tabaci chromosome 6, PGI_BMITA_v3 DNA:
- the LOC109036539 gene encoding uncharacterized protein, producing the protein MSKKKSTLETITVESILADRARRQKCLEEIQKLSQELEQSEGSDSSDSVLRDFCDGTLHVRSSGSDSNDVNLEFKNYGHTVFYSGGSEIICEDETFNHLNEDDQYLFTHMLSFRFWNKLSKYFCNRPYNIGKICFHLMTTSLEHADLCKQFLLSDANTWIPSFVDVINAFYRLGASPHCLNIGEEVLADFEMIEDTESAQNTKMSDDKVQLIRTVLEYLNFCLGKEALTSENAFDLVIVLSKIGTDKNCLKILHLINSLIDLLLNSQVSFNDFDARNLAEKLLNFQTNTVNKVFICVNVLPRSPRGQLLAVYFAFFIMNDILGIKIIKSDVKNLGPVLDMLHEHEDEIKQLSPPNIYFFTLSLTNIVYNLKVGNFNIDEFTELLTFMLHIKKLPQIQVRDSNLKFISNFVDWCCNLWSFSLDELKEAKMFESPKKSPRKSPKKKVTLLFDNSVFDKQTSAASNY; encoded by the exons ATGAGCAAAAAGAAG AGCACCTTGGAAACTATAACTGTCGAGTCCATCCTAGCTGACAGGGCCAGGCGTCAAAAATGCTTGGAAGAAATACAAAAACTATCACAGGAGCTCGAGCAGAGCGAGG GTAGTGATAGTAGTGACAGCGTCCTGCGAGATTTTTGCGATGGGACACTTCATGTCAGATCAAGTGGCTCTGATTCCAATGATGTTAATTTAGAATTCAAGAACTACGGGCACACAGTTTTTTATTCTGGAGGCTCTGAAATTATTTGCGAAG atgAGACTTTTAATCATTTGAACGAAGATGACCAATATTTGTTTACCCATATGTTATcttttcgattttgg aacaaactttcaaaatatttctgcaACCGTCCCTATaatattggaaaaatttgtTTCCACCTCATGACCACATCTCTGGAGCATGCTGATTTATGTAAACAGTTTCTTTTATCGGATGCAAATACTTGGATACCATCATTTGTTGATGTGATCAATGCTTTTTATCGCTTGG GTGCATCACCtcattgtttaaatattggagaGGAAGTGCTGGCAGATTTTGAAATGATAGAAGATACAGAGAGTGCACAGAACACTAAAATGAGTGATGATAAAGTCCAGCTGATTCGCACA gtgttGGAATATTTAAATTTCTGTCTTGGCAAAGAAGCACTTACCTCTGAAAACGCTTTCGATCTTGTGATTGTGCTTTCAAAAATTGGCACtgataaaaattgtttgaaaattttgcatttaatcaATAGTCTCATTGACTTACTTTTGAACAGTCAAGTCAGCTTTAACGATTTTGAT GCAAGGAATCTTGCTGAGAAACTTCTAAACTTTCAAACCAATACTGTGAACAAAGTTTTTATCTGTGTTAATGTCCTACCGAGGAGCCCTAGAGGACAGTTACTAGCTGTGTACTTTGCATTTTTCATCATGAATGATATACTTggaattaaaattataaaatcagatGTAAAAAAT TTGGGCCCTGTCTTAGATATGCTTCATGAGCATGAAGATGAAATAAAGCAGCTGAGTCCTCCCAATATTTACTTCTTCACTTTATCGCTGACAAACATTGTTTACaatttgaaagttggcaatttTAACATA GATGAGTTCACAGAATTGTTGACATTTATGCTCCATATCAAGAAGCTTCCACAAATTCAAGTTCGAGATTCGAACTTGAAATTCATCAGCAATTTTGTAGATTGGTGTTGCAATCTTTGGAGTTTTTCGCTCGATGAATTGAAGGAAGCAAAAATGTTCGAGTCACCCAAGAAATCACCCAGAAAGTCACCTAAAAAGAAGGTGACACTTTTGTTTGACAATTCTGTTTTTGACAAGCAGACTAGTGCTGCTTCAAATTACTGA